From the Carya illinoinensis cultivar Pawnee chromosome 4, C.illinoinensisPawnee_v1, whole genome shotgun sequence genome, one window contains:
- the LOC122307411 gene encoding 65-kDa microtubule-associated protein 3-like produces MAQLLNMSNPRTDPLLQVETTCGSLLYELKIIWDEVGESVADKDRMLLELEKECLEVYRRKVDLANRSRAQLRQAIADAEAELAAICSATGERPVHIRQSVQNTGSLKEELGRILPQLEEMRKRKSERRNQFLEVQEQIQKISNEIYGSTEYISSMLVVDESDLSMRKLEELHRELHELQKEKSDRLRQVQEHVCALNSLCSVLGVDSKKILTEVHPSLRDFERSKNISNGTIEQLAAAIQKLREVKLQRMQRLQDLATTMLELWNLMDTPMEEQQMFQNVTCNIAASEHEITEPNSLSMDFINHVEAEVSRLEEFKSSKMKELVLKKRSELEGFCRKTHMAPEVDSTMEDVIDAIESGVVDPACVLEQIELQIAKVKDEAFSRKELLEKVEKWLAACDEESWLEEYNRDENRYNAGRGAHLTLKRAEKARSLVNKLPAMVDALASKTLAWEKERGIGFTYDGIRLLSMLEEYTLVRQEREQERRRQRDQKKLQGQLIAEQEALYGSKPSPSKTQGVKKAPRMSTGGASNKRLSLGGTMLHTPKPDPLQAAKATPHSRPIRKNDRMHQNHDQLNPQYDGISVLSAGRRGLDVAGLPVKKHSFGNGNVREGESPMMRKPFSPIISTAPSKANMANLSDDANMTRSEKMQKTLPTKNLQFNTPSKTTSMADEENKTPKSLPIRVPTTPSTVSVPMQTAPTPAPPPPVSYKAKVVELTPEEIEYSFEERRAGFVLPKTHIRPMILQT; encoded by the exons ATG GCGCAGTTGCTTAATATGTCTAATCCTCGAACTGATCCACTTCTGCAAGTGGAAACAACATGTGGATCCCTTCTATATGAACTTAAG ATTATTTGGGATGAAGTTGGTGAATCAGTTGCTGATAAGGATAGAATGCTGCTTGAGCTTGAAAAAGAATGTTTAGAAGTATACAGGAGAAAGGTAGATCTTGCAAATCGATCTAGAGCTCAGCTACGCCAGGCAATAGCTGATGCTGAAGCAGAATTGGCTGCCATCTGTTCTGCAACTGGGGAGCGACCTGTACATATTAGGCAG TCTGTTCAAAATACTGGAAGCTTGAAGGAAGAGCTCGGTAGAATTCTTCCACAATTGGAGGAGATGCGGAAAAGGAAATCTGAGAGAAGAAATCAATTCCTAGAAGTCCAAGAGCAGATACAGAAGATCTCAAACGAGATCTATGGATCCACAGAGTATATTTCATCCATGTTGGTAGTAGATGAAAGTGATTTGTCTATGAGAAAGCTTGAGGAGCTGCACAGAGAGCTGCATGAACTACAAAAGGAGAAG AGTGATCGACTGAGGCAGGTTCAGGAACATGTGTGTGCCCTAAATTCGCTTTGCTCAGTGCTTGGTGTGGATTCTAAGAAGATACTAACTGAAGTTCATCCAAGTTTACGAGACTTTGAAAGGTCCAAGAATATAAGTAATGGTACAATTGAGCAGTTGGCTGCTGCGATACAAAAATTACGAGAGGTTAAACTACAGAGAATGCAGAGG CTCCAAGATCTTGCAACTACCATGTTGGAGCTCTGGAATTTGATGGATACACCAATGGAAGAGCAACAAATGTTTCAGAATGTTACTTGTAACATAGCTGCTTCAGAACATGAAATAACTGAACCAAATTCTCTCTCCATGGACTTCATAAATCAC GTTGAGGCTGAAGTATCTCGGTTGGAAGAGTTCAAGTCGAGCAAAATGAAAGAGCTTGTTCTGAAGAAGAGGTCAGAGCTAGAGGGGTTCTGTAGAAAGACGCACATGGCTCCAGAAGTAGATAGCACAATGGAAGATGTCATTGACGCGATAGAATCTG GAGTTGTGGACCCTGCTTGTGTCCTTGAGCAAATTGAGCTTCAGATAGCTAAAGTTAAAGACGAAGCTTTTAGCAGGAAAGAACTACTCGAAAAGGTTGAGAAATGGTTGGCTGCATGTGATGAGGAGAGTTGGCTTGAAGAGTATAATAGG GATGAGAACCGATACAATGCTGGAAGAGGTGCTCATCTTACTCTCAAGCGTGCTGAGAAGGCTCGCTCTTTGGTTAACAAACTTCCAG CAATGGTTGATGCGTTGGCTTCAAAAACCCTGGCATGGGAGAAGGAAAGAGGCATTGGGTTCACATATGATGGT ATCCGTCTCTTATCTATGCTTGAAGAGTATACTTTAGTGCGGCAAGAGAGAGAACAAGAACGTCGTAGGCAGCGG GACCAGAAGAAACTTCAGGGACAACTGATCGCAGAACAAGAGGCACTTTATGGGTCAAAACCTAGCCCTTCAAAGACCCAGGGTGTAAAAAAAGCACCCAGGATGTCAACCGGAGGTGCAAGCAATAAAAGACTTTCACTTGGAGGAACAATGCTTCACACTCCCAAACCTGATCCGCTTCAAGCTGCGAAAGCTACTCCTCACTCACGTCCCATTAGGAAAAATGACCGGATGCACCAAAATCATGACCAACTCAATCCTCAATATGATGGAATTTCTGTTTTATCTGCGG GTAGGAGAGGCTTGGATGTTGCCGGTCTCCCTGTAAAAAAGCACTCGTTTGGAAATGGAAACGTTCGAGAAGGAGAGTCACCCATGATGCGGAAACCATTTTCACCCATCATCTCCACAGCACCATCAAAGGCCAACATGGCAAACTTGTCGGATGATGCAAACATGACTCGTAGCGAAAAGATGCAGAAGACACTTCCAACCAAGAATCTGCAATTCAATACTCCCTCCAAGACAACTTCAATGGCAGATGAAGAGAACAAAACGCCAAAGTCACTGCCGATTCGtgtccccacaacaccttcaaCTGTGTCAGTTCCGATGCAGACAGCCCCAACTCCGGCTCCTCCACCACCGGTCTCTTATAAAGCCAAAGTAGTCGAACTGACTCCCGAAGAAATTGAATATTCATTCGAGGAAAGGAGAGCTGGTTTTGTGCTTCCTAAAACACACATAAGGCCAATGATACTGCAAACATGA